The following coding sequences lie in one Paramisgurnus dabryanus chromosome 16, PD_genome_1.1, whole genome shotgun sequence genomic window:
- the srp72 gene encoding signal recognition particle subunit SRP72, whose product MASGAGPVAALWTEINRCGQNGDFSRALKAVNKILHENKDDVTALRCKIVCLIQNGGFKEALNVINTHTKSLSSDVIGFEKAYCEYRLNRVESALKTIEAIPEQTDKLKELYGQVLYRLERYDECRAVYKDLIRNSQDEYEEERKTNLSAVLAAQSTWENTAPEDLGLPESSYELCYNAACCLIGQAQLSQALTKLQKAEELCRKSLAEDSDVMEEDIDAELAVIHSQMAYVMQLQGRTEDALQLYNQVIKLKPSDGGLLAVTANNIITINKDQNVFDSKKKVKLTNAEGVEHKLAKKQLQAIEINKALLAMYTNQAEQCGKLLSNLQSQNPGHPRPVLIKVAQLCREKQHNKAIELLQRFADQHPESASEIKLTMAQLYLTQGHVTKACDILKSIEDFKYKLGMISALVTLYTHEEDMDSAIDVFTQAIQYYQTEQHGSDAHLCLVREAANYKLKYGRKKEAISDLEQLWKQNNKDIHTLAQLISAYSLVDQEKAKALSKHLPSPDSMSFKVNVDELENSHGATYVRKKAAKVVGETPPKEQGPEDVKKKKKKKKGKLPKNHDPKSTPDPERWLPMRERSYYRGRKKGKKKEQVGRGTQGATSGATAELDASKTASSPPTSPRPGSGTASTTSNVVPPRQQKPAAPGASRKKAPPKKKKGGKGGW is encoded by the exons ATGGCGAGCGGAGCTGGGCCCGTTGCTGCTCTCTGGACCGAAATCAACCGCTGTGGACAGAATGGGGACTTTAGCAGAGCTTTAAAAGCTGTCAATAAAA tttTGCATGAAAATAAAGATGACGTAACGGCTCTGCGATGTAAAATTGTCTGTCTGATCCAGAATGGAGGTTTTAAAGAAGCTCTAAATGTTATAAACACTCACACGAAATCTCTGAGCAG TGATGTGATCGGGTTTGAGAAGGCCTACTGTGAATACCGTCTGAACAGGGTGGAGAGCGCATTAAAAACGATCGAGGCAATCCCAGAACAAACAGATAAACTGAAGGAACTCTATGGTCAAGTG ctCTACAGACTAGAGCGCTATGATGAGTGTCGTGCTGTCTATAAAGATCTGATCAGAAACTCTCAGGATGAATATGAGGAGGAGAGGAAGACGAATCTGTCTGCTGTGTTGGCAGCCCAGAGCACCTGGGAGAACACGGCACCG GAAGATCTGGGTTTACCTGAGAGCTCCTACGAGCTGTGTTACAATGCTGCCTGCTGTCTGATTGGTCAAGCGCAGCTCAGCCAGGCCCTGACGAAACTACAGAAAGCTGAAG AGTTGTGCAGGAAGTCTCTGGCTGAGGACTCG GATGTGATGGAGGAGGATATTGACGCTGAGCTGGCCGTCATTCACTCTCAGATGGCTTATGTGATGCAGCTTCAGGGCCGAACCGAAGATGCTCTTCAACTTTACAATCAAGTCATCAAACTCAA ACCGTCTGATGGGGGTCTGCTGGCTGTTACTGCCAATAACATCATCACCATTAACAAG GACCAAAACGTCTTCGACTCCAAGAAAAAGGTGAAGCTAACCAACGCTGAGGGAGTAGAGCACAAACTGGCCAAAAAACAGCTGCAGGCCATCGAAATCAACAAAGCCTTGCTGGCTATGTACACTAACCAG GCGGAGCAGTGCGGTAAGTTGTTGTCGAACTTGCAGTCGCAGAACCCAGGTCACCCCAGACCGGTTCTCATTAAGGTGGCCCAGCTGTGCCGTGAGAAGCAGCACAACAAAGCCATAGAGCTGCTACAG CGGTTTGCGGATCAACATCCTGAAAGTGCGTCTGAAATCAAACTCACTATGGCTCAGCTGTATCTGACACAAG gtcatgtgactaaagcTTGTGACATCCTGAAGTCAATAGAAGACTTTAAATACAAGCTAGGAATG ATTTCTGCTCTGGTCACGTTGTACACGCACGAAGAAGACATGGACAGCGCGATTGACGTCTTCACTCAGGCCATCCAGTATTATCAGACCGAGCAG CACGGGTCTGATGCTCACCTTTGTCTGGTGCGAGAGGCTGCCAACTACAAGCTGAAGTACGGCCGTAAGAAGGAGGCGATCAGTGACTTGGAGCAGCTGTGGAAACAGAACAATAAAGACATTCATACGTTGGCTCAGCTCATCTCTGCGTACTCACTGGTGGATCAGGAAAAGGCCAAAGC GTTGAGTAAGCACCTTCCTTCTCCAGACTCAATGTCTTTTAAAGTGAACGTTGATGAACTGGAGAACTCGCACGGAGCCACGTACGTCAGGAAAAAAGCTGCTAAAGTTGTCGGAGAAACTCCACCGAAAGAGCAGGG GCCTGAAGATGttaaaaagaagaagaaaaagaagaaag GTAAACTGCCAAAGAACCACGACCCCAAATCGACTCCAGATCCCGAGCGATGGTTGCCAATGCGAGAGCGCTCGTACTATCGCGGCAGGAAGAAGGGCAAGAAGAAGGAGCAGGTGGGCCGTGGTACGCAGGGCGCGACCTCAGGAGCTACTGCCGAGCT TGATGCCAGTAAGACGGCCAGCAGTCCACCCACCTCACCTCGACCCGGCTCAGGAACAGCCAGCACCACGAGTAACGTGGTGCCTCCACGACAACAGAAACCTGCGGCACCCGGAGCTTCTCGTAAAAAAGCACCACCGAAGAAGAAAAAGGGTGGGAAAGGAGGATGGTAG
- the arl9 gene encoding ADP-ribosylation factor-like protein 9: MPGVREVGLMGAALALTGGVACAVCYLMRAHKTDEPKKENEQNNREKPKEGKVHETTSTSQKHPVTSEPRTTGTQVLFLGLDGAGKTSLLHCFATGSLEQDVSPTQGFNAVSINKEELQIEFLEIGGTENLRDYWQRYLHKARVLVFVVDSADTDRFSLAKHHLHQLLSADPYLPLVLLANKQDLPGARGITDLYEALDLGNVGDGHRLSVIGTQVKKGKSVTNVGVRDARDLIIEMMSED; the protein is encoded by the exons ATGCCCGGTGTGCGCGAGGTCGGGCTGATGGGCGCCGCGCTCGCGCTGACGGGAGGAGTAGCGTGCGCTGTGTGCTATCTGATGCGCGCACACAAAACAGATGAACCCAAGAAggaaaatgaacaaaataacagaGAGAAACCCAAAGAAGGAAAAGTGCATGAAACTACCAGCACATCACAAAAGCATCCCGTAACATCAGAG CCTAGGACCACAGGTACCCAGGTGCTGTTTTTGGGTCTGGATGGGGCAGGAAAGACGAGTTTACTGCACTGTTTTGCAACGGGCAGTCTGGAGCAAGACGTGAGTCCCACGCAGGGCTTCAACGCCGTGTCCATCAACAAGGAAGAGCTTCAGATCGAGTTCTTAGAGA TCGGAGGCACAGAGAATCTGCGAGATTACTGGCAGAGGTATCTGCATAAAGCTCGGGTTCTGGTATTCGTGGTAGATTCTGCAGACACGGACCGCTTCTCTTTGGCTAAACATCATCTGCACCAGCTGCTGTCTGCTGACCCCTACCTGCCACTGGTGCTGCTCGCCAACAAACAG GATTTGCCAGGGGCCCGTGGCATCACCGATCTCTACGAGGCACTGGATTTGGGGAATGTTGGCGACGGGCATCGGCTAAGCGTGATTGGTACCCAGGTGAAGAAGGGCAAGTCGGTAACCAATGTTGGTGTGCGGGATGCCCGTGACCTCATCATAGAGATGATGTCAGAAGACtaa